In a single window of the Nicotiana tomentosiformis chromosome 8, ASM39032v3, whole genome shotgun sequence genome:
- the LOC138898254 gene encoding uncharacterized protein, with product MSLFNGKSTIQILKDMLCACVIDFGGSWDQFLPLAEFAYNNSYQSSIQMALYVALYGKRYRSLVGWFETGEARLLGTNLVQDALDKVKLIQERLRMTQPRQKRYVDRKLRDVSYMVGEKVLLKVSPMKGVMRFGKKGKLSPRFIGPFEG from the exons ATGTCTCTCTTCAACGGGaagagcactattcagatattgaaagatatgctatgtgcgtgtgtcattgattttgggggttcatgggaccaatttctgccactcgcagagtttgcttacaacaacagttatcagtcgagcatccaaatGGCCCTGTATGTGGCTTTGTATGGAAAGCGGTAtagatctctggtgggttggtttgagaccggtgaggctaggcttttgggcacaaacttggttcaagatgcattggacaaggtcaaattgattcaggagcggcttcgcatgacGCAGCCTAGACAAAAGAGATATGTTGACAGGAAGCtccgtgatgtgtcttacatggttggggagaaggttttgctgaaggtttcgcccatgaagggtgttatgaggttcgggaagaagggaaagttgagccctcggttcattgggccttttgag ggttag